A stretch of the Bos indicus isolate NIAB-ARS_2022 breed Sahiwal x Tharparkar chromosome 13, NIAB-ARS_B.indTharparkar_mat_pri_1.0, whole genome shotgun sequence genome encodes the following:
- the DEFB129 gene encoding beta-defensin 129 has product MNPDPRLLLLEEEKLPAMKLLFPIFASLMLQWQVNTEYFGLRRCLMGLGRCKEHCNMDEKELDKCKKKTCCIRAKVVQLIKNYIQNEMLHMLKEDSQEVLKITKNFSVMMQTEHHNLSVLPKIKSASAFAKINTIIIPNATIVNSATTNPVNSGKIIHTATSTRKRRDLGTDSPPPAPPPSYILPTA; this is encoded by the exons ATGAACCCAGATCCAAGGCTTCTTCTCTTGGAAGAAGAGAAGCTTCCAGCCATGAAGCTCCTTTTCCCTATCTTTGCCAGCCTCATGCTACAGTGGCAGGTGAACACAG AATACTTTGGCTTGAGAAGATGCCTAATGGGTTTGGGGAGATGCAAAGAGcactgcaacatggatgaaaaagagttagataaatgcaaaaagaaaacatgttgtATTAGAGCAAAAGTGGTTCAACTGATAAAAAACTACATACAAAATGAAATGCTCCATATGCTTAAAGAGGACTCTCAGGAAGTGCTAAAAATTACCAAGAATTTTAGTGTCATGATGCAGACCGAACATCATAATTTATCTGTTCTGCCCAAAATCAAAAGTGCCAGTGCTTTTGCCAAGATCAACACCATCATCATCCCAAATGCCACCATTGTGAACTCTGCCACCACCAACCCCGTGAACTCAGGGAAGATAATACACACTGCTACTTctaccagaaaaagaagagatttaGGCACTGActccccaccaccagcaccacctccaTCGTATATACTTCCGACAGCATAA